The nucleotide window AGCTGCGTCTGGCGTGGTCGGGCCACCGATGGAGTCGGTGGGTATGTGAGAGCAGTCGGTTCGATTGGGCGCCAGGGGACAACCCGGGGGAATAAATGTACCATATCTTGAGGCGCCTGCGACGTGGCCCTTTGAACAGGCTTGTAGGCTTCGGTCTGGCTCGCGAGGGGATCACTCTAGACGCCGGCCTCTGAAATCGGTCGCTCCGGCGTCACGACGTAATGGGGAAGGCGGGGTAGGTGGCAATAGTGGGCAGATTTTCGTATGGCAGCCCTTCCTTGCGCAACGGAAGCAAACCCCCACCCGCTTCCGGCGGCTGAGTTCTGCGGCTGAGATATACTGGGCTCGTTTTCCGCGGAGGAGTTCGTTACCCTCGGCAAGGTTGGCCTGTTGGATACGGGCGGGCTCGGTAAGGTCAGCTTGCTGGATAGTAGGCTTTACCTCTCCAGTATTGTAGCTAGTAGGGCGGTGAAACGGGTGATATGTAAGGAGCTCGAGACGGCTGGCAACAATACCGACTTGGCGGGTAAAGGAATGGAAGTCATCGCGTGAGAGGTCAGTAATAGGGATCAGTACATGGCGGAGGTCGTCGCGGAGAGCGTTCTCAAGGAATTGGATTTTAACGACCTCGGGCCAGTTGGAACCGCCAGCTTCAAGTAACGTATTCTCGAAAGTAGGAAGGAACTTTGCGAATGTAACGGCTTGGCGGAGCTGGGATAGCTCTTTAAGGGCTTTCTCAGCTCGATTCGGGTCGCCGTAGATCTGCTCTAACCTCTGGAGGATCCTTTGGTAGTTAAAATTACCCGTCTTATGCTCACACTCTATCCAGGCGGCCAGCATCTTCTTAGCATTTGGTCCTAGTCGGCCGAAAACATAGAAGAATTGAGCTTTATCGTTGCCAATAGAGGCACCTTCGAGTTCAATTTTGGCCTGAATTTCTAGTGACCAGGAAGAGAAGAGGACTGGGTCGCCATCGAATAAGGTTGGGTGTAGCGCGGGGTGGGCAGTAGGAGCCGTAGTAGTAGGAGGCATTGGTTCTTGGGTAGAGGCAGGAGAAGTTTTACCTATACCTTCAAGCTGTTGAAGGCATGCTTGGAGTAAAGCAATAATCTCAAGTAAAGCTGGGTCAGAGCTTAAAGTAGAACTGCCCAGTTGTTCTGAGGGTGGCGTTGAGTTGAGGCTTTGGGCAATAGCCGAACGAGTAGTACGGTTAGTTGAGCCTAACATTCTGTCAGACTTAGTTAGGGCTTAGCCGAATAATTATCTTAGGGGCAGGCCAATAGAGTTCGAAAATAATGTCACGATGCagactagcaggaaggcagtatgtgcaaagactgtagaattttcgaacaAAAGGGGAAATGAACAATGAGTATAGGATTGGGAGAAGCTATATACATAGGGTGGTTGCCGTACATTACGTAATACGTAATACggagtgtagggtaggcaaGAAAAGACATCGGTATACAATATCGTTACATTAAGTATAtatacatacttacttattgTATTTTAATATCAgttataatatttattatatttatttctGCTATATATATTTTATTAAACTTTTTAGAAATAATTTTAATAATTTTAATTCATATATACAAGTATAGTTATTTTTAAGACATTGTTACGGAGttgctaggcgactgctctaggactcttaatgatatttattaaaagacttaaaggagggaaaactacttaacagttagggcttctagtttaTGTACGTTCCTCcagtaggtccgttggtcCCTCTATCTTGTGTCttatattgggctaagcccgataccataacaaaTATGCTTTTTATTATGTAGTATTATTTAGTATTATTTAGTTTGTatattagtactagttaATCTAGAACTATTACAAgtagttatatatagtaatatGTATTATTTTACTTTGTTTACTTTGTttcctatagtataacttGCATAAATAATAAGCTATATTGGTTATGCAGAAATATAAATTGACACGAGTTGTTAAAATATTCAGAGTACCCTCAGACGCAATGGGTTCACTAGAGAGTGTATAACAAGGTAATGCTAGTAACGGGTAGCtagctgtaataatactccgcaaGGACGTAGTCAATGAGTGCATTGATCCCTAGAGAGGCCCCCTCTTCCTGCGTCTGGGGAGCTCTCCTAGCTGATATGCTGTAAGTAGTCCCCTTCCTTCAAGTAGTCCAGTGTCCAGTCACGTGATCGATATTCGTAACATTATGTCTCCTGCCAACAAATATGCTTTTGAACTACTTACTCATACTACTAAGTTTTGTTGCTGTCAAAAATTCAAGTCTTCAACTTGGAAAAAAAACCCCTGAGTACAGAGGTGGGTTACCTGGGTGCTTCAATGGTGGCCCATATTCATTATTCAGCAAGTCCACATTGAACTGTCACGTTCACTTATGAATCACGTCGCCTTCTAGCTTTATCAGCTATCCGTCATAGGTCGTACACGATCTTGGTTTTTCAGAACGTGGGCGGATTTGCCTTCCTTCTTACCTCACCCGTCGAAACATTTTTTGTAATAGGCGACGGGCCCTCTCCCTGTCTTCTCTACCTCGATTTTATTTCATAATGTCATCTCAAGTTGCCAAAGCAGCACGCCGAGTGACGCATGGTCTTCACGGTGTCGTCGTGTCTGCTGGGCTCATGCACAAGACCGTCAAGGTTCGGGTCGGTGGCCAGCTGTGGAATAAGGTTGTCAAAAAGGTATACTCATCTGCGTCTACTCTCTCATCACCAAGAAACCACGTAACTGAATACAAGCCTCCCTAGTGTTTTGCGGACCCCAAAGATTACCTTGTTCACGACCCAAATTCTTCACTTCGGAATGGTGATGTAGTCTCAATTGTCCCCGGATGGCCCACCTCTCGGCACAAACGACATGTTGTCAAGCACATCATAGCCCCATTTGGCATCCCGATTGCCCAGCGACCACTCGTACCCACTTTGGAGGAAAGGATCGCGGCGAGAGAGGCTAAAAAGGAATCAAAAGACGAGAGAAGAGCTCTTAAGAGATGTACGCGGAATAATGGAGATGGCAGGAGGGTTATGGAAGGCCAGTCGGTGCTGGGCCGTTAGGAGCAAGGGCAACACGGCGGCAAATGCCCCTTCGCAGCCTCATGTGGCGCCGATCAATCGTGGAGCTGTCTTTCTTCGTAATCCATCCAAGAAATTCTCGCGGACTAATGCTAATGGTTTCGCTGTGCTGACTGGTTCATCAATCGCGGGTTGACAGTTTTTGTGATATCTCAATGGGTATTTGTCACCTACCTATGTGGTTGTGCTGATATCGGTATAGGATTAAACTGTATGGCATTCGCTCAACAAAATACTGCATGttactgtatactgtatAATTCGATTCCCTGCGCTAGCCAGAGTTCATCTAGGAGTGAAGGAAATCCCACCATTCGCCCAAAACTTGTGCGTATCTAAAGCGGGTGCAATTGAATCGtatcccccccctccccgccaGTCTCGGGGGGGTGCTCTATGTGGGAGCGACACCCGCTTTAGCCACCTCGCTCCCCGAACTCCCTAGCCCATTCGTCGTACTCTTTCAGCCCATCCTTGCCAACACTCGGACGGATCGTACCCAGGCTTGACTTGAAGTCTGCCAGCATGATGGGCCGAATGTCATCCATAGTCATATGTAAAAGCGCCTCGCCAAGTGATCGTAGTGGACCCATAGCTGCATCCTTTGCCAACGCGGTGATATCTGACCCCGAAAAGCCTTTCGGATATTCCATCAGTATAAAAATGCATCAGACAATATGTGTGGAGTATGAACACCAACCTTCTGTCATTGCTACCAGTTGTGTGACATCCGAGGATGATAGATCATGTTTTTGCTGGCTCAATAGAGTCCGCAGCTGTGTCTCCCGGGTATGAGGCTCTGGCAAAGGTATGTACTGGCGACGGACAAAGCGTCTTCTGGCAGCTTCATCAATTGACCAAGGGAGATTTGTGGCTGCCAGTACTAAGACCCTGTTGGCATCGCCACGCTCCTTGTCACCCTCTTTGATTTCTCGCCCGGCAGCTGCTCGTTGCAGGTCACTCCACTGAATGAGGAACTCCGTCTTGATTCTTCTCGTAGCTTCATGCTCACCCGATCCCGATCTTTGAGATAGTAACGAATCAATCTCATCGACGAATATAATACTCGGCGCCAACACTCGCGCGAGGCCGAAGAGGGCTCGGACAAGCTTCTCTGATTCTCCCAGGTATTTGCTCGTTAGGCTGCTTGCTGAGATGGAAAAGAATGTTGACTTGGATTCTGTGGCCACGGCGCGAGCGAGCATCGTCTTGCCGGTTCCGGGCGGGCCAAAGAGGAGCATTCCCCGAGCAGGCTCACGGAGCCCCATAAAAAGATCTGGACGTAAGAACGGGTACACCACAGTCTCCCGTAAAGCATTCTTCGCAATCTCCAAGCCGGCGATATCTTCCCAGTAAACCTCATCTCCATGGACAACCATATCGTTAAGTATCTGCTTCGCGGCGACTTCATCAACACCCGGCGGCAAGTGATTCAGGATATATTCCATCTTCCTTTCGCGGGGTTTGCCAGTTGAGTGGTCCTCCCCGGGAGGTGAGACGCCTTGGGAGTTCACCGCCAACGCAGGCTCTCCTTGCTTTTCCAGCTCGCATATTTTTGACAAGTCCACGTCATCGTCAGAGGTACTCGATAAACATTCCCGCCCCGGAATCCGCTGACGTCGCCTATGTGTGCGGCTGGGATGCGGGCCGACAATGACGGGCGGTGCCGGTTGTGTCGGCTGCCTTGCAACGGCTTTTCTTCGCACAGTGTCTGCTGCGAGCTTTCTTCCACCTTTCTCTCCCGACTCAGCGGGTGCCACCAGGTCATTCCGTTGAACATCTCTTGATAGTCTCAATGCGGGCGGGCCTAGAGCGGGAATTGTCCTTACCAATGTTGAATGGCTTGCTGGTTGAGTTTCTGACGACGGCGTTTCTTGCTGCCACGAGGAGCTTAATGCGCTGGATGCTGCACTGACAGAAAGTAGGGAAGGTCGCGAATATCGATGGTCGTCTGAATTTCCCTCAATAATCGCAGACTGCGGCCTGTTTGGAATATAATCGGGCTCGCGGGGTACGATAAGGCGTCTTGAATGGCTGTCCCATTCGTGCTGAGGCGTCGAGATCTTGGACAATTGATCCGGTGACACTTTGGGAGGTGTAGCCGAGGAATCCTCACTCTCAGCTGCTAAAGGTGTTTTGAAATGCTGGTCTCGACAACCGAGATTGCTCCACGCCAATGTGGCGGCTTGGCTTGGACCGTCGGATGTGCATTTGGGGGGCTTCCTAGCCGGTCTCAATGCCTTGTCATCAGCTCGTCCGGAACGAAGCGTGGTCTTCATTGTGCGCTTCTCTTGGCTTGAAGGACTAGATGCCTTTTCACGCCTCGAATGCGCTTTAGGCGACATGGACCGCGGCGGACGGTTTCCTGAGGAGTTACGTTCAAGCCCCAACCTAACCCCCCCACTTGTGACAACTGGGTTCTCGGGAGTCGTGCGCGAGGGAAGCGCGGGCCGAGTCGGGAGGAACGGGCGCGATAGTTGTGAGTATGTAACGGCAGGGATAGTGCCTAATCCAATGCAACCCTTGGTCCTACCAGTTGCTTCGCTCTTGGGCTCCGATATCCCGGAATGGTTATTCGGAGACGTAGGTGATTCATCCTGTAGCGACACACGCAGTGCCTCCAGCAGGTCAATTCGCTCCTTGCACTGCAACTCCAGCTGCTTTAGAGCATCTACTAGGGCCCTTTCCGTATCTGTTTGAGGCTCGTATCCCGGGGCGGACTTGATGGCATGATGTTCGTAAATATTGTCAAGAGCCGCTTTCCAATGACGCGCTGCCTCAGGCTCATTTCCCTGCCCCGCCCCCTCGCCATTAGCAAGTGGATTCAATCGATGCAATCTGAGCTGGGGAATAAAAACCTGGCTCTCGTAGTAGACGGCGGTTGAGCAGCTCAGATAGCTGTCGTCATAAGTCTTTTGGAGAACAGTGAAGGCTTTGTTACGCAACATTGCATCGGGATCAAATACATATCAGCCCAGTTGATATGAAACGCACCGGTCAGTGGCCCAGGTGCGTTATGTTCGATAATTCTTGGGGTATGAGTTCATAAGTGTACTGTGAGGAACGAGAGGACCAGGAGGGAGGTCACTAGCGCTGTGTCACTCGACAACCCCATGTCAGGAGCGACTCACATACTGGAACTACAAACAGACCCATGTGTGCCGCAGTTTATGGGGGTAAGAAAAATGCACGAAACGAACCACATTCCGGCAGTAAAGGCCAGGGCTATATATATTTTCTACTTACAAAAGAAGTAGGGGAGATAATGAATAAGACATTACATAATAATTATATACAACTTTTAAGAGAATAATATAACTATTTGTATAATTTAATATAATTAACttaataaatataaataaaaaactatatatagtattataaATACTATaaagtattataatattaggctttgcctaatagagctacgtcctaggatagagttacGTACTATTGTATATAACTCGTAccctataactaagtaggcattagagtataagtactttaaTACTTAGTAAAGTTAGAGTTCTATAGATTTCTGAATAACTATTTCTAACTACTAAAtactgttaaaatactaggatttatactagtaagactacccaaataggatactatcctattattgctactaccagtagcaactgtcagaagtactactgctggcagatatactatactatactgagagtataagtaagtatacagagctgactaatagtatacaacatactatttctctaaactattgtcaaagatacttgcctaattaggtatagtacagaatgctctagaacattctagaatattctagaatattccataccccacttatggaatgtactggaactccttggaataagtcggaatgttgcttaccctacttatggaatgtactggaactccttggaataagtcggaatgttgcttaccctacttatggaataaggTGGaaccttatggaataagctggaacagtctCTACTATAtttctacacctatataaggcagtagccattcccttagaatagtttctcttttgaaataatcgcattcgtttgtataatttggtactaccaagtttgcactcttatccagttactaactggttccccttatgctgttactaacagcttgattgattccctggtccgtgcgatatacttccactacccctcctcttgtgcacccaaattgcaagaaatactagtagtactagtaactctataacaTAAAGTTACTAAGTAGCTGCTTTAGGaatcttaataatatttattacAAGACTTACTATAGAGAAGATATAGGTTAGGGTTTTTTTATATcttatatacctattataatattaagCTTTACCTAATAAAACTAtatcctaggatagagttatatactattatacttaaCTTATACCCTATAAttaagtaggtattagagtataagtactctaatacCTTATAATTAGAGTTAGAGCTCTATAGGTTTCTTAATAATTATTTCTAACTactaaatactagtagttattaaggagttactaggtaattactctagggctcttaataatatttattaaaagacttaaagaagggaaaactacttagtaattaggacttttagttatatgcgttccttttagtaggtccTTTAGTTCTCTTTattctcctatattaggctaagcctaatactataatatattgTCTTACTTTATctatttaaagtaaagtctaACTATAGCTAAAGCTAAACTACCCTTCCTTAGGCTAGCTTCCTAATTTATAGCTCCCcttatttttttttttgttttaggtatttattaagtacttaatatatatagcctcctTCCTATATTATTCCCTATTAGGAGTTTATTAGTTACCTAGGGTAACTAATTTTACTTTACCTTAGCCCCTCTTTAGGTACTCCTTAGATACCTAAGGCGTTTAGTATTACTTTACTTTTCCCTATATATTAACCTTTTTATTCCCTtcttattatactttattatttttcttttctttaactattatacttatttattTCTCTAGCTTCTTACTATATATTTTATTATTAATTCTTTTACTAcctcctattatacttacttattatagtattgggcttagctTAAgataggagaacggagggaactaaggaacctactaggaggaatatatataactagaagccttagttactaagtagttttccctcctttaagtcttttaataaatattattaagagtcctaaagtaattacttaataactttataatatttaaaagactttacttatactagttaggaggaaggaaaagcctaactattataagttaaaataaataaggggaagcctaaagaaattaacctttagtaagttataaaggactttatagtaaaagtctatataaagtttagctaaatatatacctaaatagaaatatactctatttaaatcttagctctatagaaaaataagtagtaataggtatagtaggaccTAAAGTACTTATTGGCCTAGctaataaataccttaataaTTAACTTTTAATAGGAACGGACTAGGAATAAGTTAGGTATACTATAAgcctatattaaatataaactaATCCTAGTTAGGGacctatataataataataagagtatctttatagcctaaaagtTCTATATTAACTGTAAGCTTTAGGTAAATAGGGACTTTATTAAGTCCGCCTAGAACTAATAGATCTTTATTTAATAAAACCTCTTAACTAAAGTCTAgcaataagttataatatactttaaggaaggctcctatattagttataacctattttaatttctaatataccttaaatCGGCTTATAGTAActcctactattagtacctaatagttattaaactaaaggatattaggTAAGGGATATTAGAGTTATTTttagtattccttatatactttaaagagaagcttatactaataggaggaatatattagcctagtaaggtaaaacttataaagctctatattaggctaactaAATGAATAAGGaactatatcctttagtaaGGGACTATAGTAAATAATTATAATAAAGcaattaatatatataaataaattatatttaaaatagaattataatatatagaggataaaattaaggaCTAAAGCAGGCCTAACTAGGGGATAGTTAGAATAACTCCCTAACTTAATAAGAATAGTAATACCTTAATATTAAGAGTTAATATAGCGGGCTTTAGGGCTATAGTTAGGCCTAAAGCAGCTATAATTAGgctaataataaaaataaattAAGGCTAAGGCAGGCCCTAATAGTAAGtaaaataggttatataGGAAGAGAGAAATAAGTATAAGGCAgccggtatatatatttactataaggaggaaggctactatatttaataatacctataataagctataattctatataccctaaggataagtatttaggctaCTTAAGGAGaaaaatatatttataaagAACTAAAGACTAAGGAAAAGGAAGGAAATAAagtacctttaagctaagtcttatataaaggtataaagaGTTTATAGGTAAAtagactataaggaactaaaggAATTAAAAAactaagtttaaaaagattatactaaaaataaataaattattcttttttattactatacttataaattctataaaattccttaatatttaaattaatagtaactatagctactatagggctattagaaaaggatagcctaatactttaacttaagcttattccTTTTTTAATAAAACGGCTACtttaaatagctattataatattttagtaaaattgttatagtatcgggcttagcccaatataggagaacaaagggaactaagggacctactaggaggaatacatataactaaaagccctagttattaggtagttttccctcctttaagtcttttaataaatattattaagagtcctagagcagttacttagtaactctataatatttaaaagactttacttatactagttaggaggaaggaaaagcctaactattataagttaaaatagataaggggaaacctaaagaaattaacctttagtaagttatagaggactttatagcaaaagtctatataaagtttagctaaatatatacttaaatagaaatatactcTGTTTAAATTTTAGCTCTATAGAAGAATAGGCAGTAATAGGTATAGCAGGACCTAGAGTACTTATCGGCCTAGCCAATAGATACCTTAACAACCGACCCCTAGTAGGAACGGACTAAGGACGAGTCGGGTATACTACGGGCCTATATTAAACGTAAACCGATTCCGGTCGGGGACCTGTATAACGGTAATAAGAatacctttatagcctagaagttctatatagactGCAAGCTCCGGGTAGATAGGGACTTTATTAGGTCCGCCTAGGACTAATAGATCTTTGTTTAGCAAAACCTCTCGGCTAAAGTCTAGCAATAAGTTATAATgtactttaaggaaggctcCTGCATTAGTTACGATCCGTTTTAATTTCTAACGTACCTTAAATCGGCTTATAGTAACCCCTACCGCTAGTAACTAGAGGTTAT belongs to Drechmeria coniospora strain ARSEF 6962 chromosome Unknown scf7180000000099, whole genome shotgun sequence and includes:
- a CDS encoding AAA family ATPase, which gives rise to MLRNKAFTVLQKTYDDSYLSCSTAVYYESQVFIPQLRLHRLNPLANGEGAGQGNEPEAARHWKAALDNIYEHHAIKSAPGYEPQTDTERALVDALKQLELQCKERIDLLEALRVSLQDESPTSPNNHSGISEPKSEATGRTKGCIGLGTIPAVTYSQLSRPFLPTRPALPSRTTPENPVVTSGGVRLGLERNSSGNRPPRSMSPKAHSRREKASSPSSQEKRTMKTTLRSGRADDKALRPARKPPKCTSDGPSQAATLAWSNLGCRDQHFKTPLAAESEDSSATPPKVSPDQLSKISTPQHEWDSHSRRLIVPREPDYIPNRPQSAIIEGNSDDHRYSRPSLLSVSAASSALSSSWQQETPSSETQPASHSTLVRTIPALGPPALRLSRDVQRNDLVAPAESGEKGGRKLAADTVRRKAVARQPTQPAPPVIVGPHPSRTHRRRQRIPGRECLSSTSDDDVDLSKICELEKQGEPALAVNSQGVSPPGEDHSTGKPRERKMEYILNHLPPGVDEVAAKQILNDMVVHGDEVYWEDIAGLEIAKNALRETVVYPFLRPDLFMGLREPARGMLLFGPPGTGKTMLARAVATESKSTFFSISASSLTSKYLGESEKLVRALFGLARVLAPSIIFVDEIDSLLSQRSGSGEHEATRRIKTEFLIQWSDLQRAAAGREIKEGDKERGDANRVLVLAATNLPWSIDEAARRRFVRRQYIPLPEPHTRETQLRTLLSQQKHDLSSSDVTQLVAMTEGFSGSDITALAKDAAMGPLRSLGEALLHMTMDDIRPIMLADFKSSLGTIRPSVGKDGLKEYDEWAREFGERGG